The following coding sequences lie in one Desulfonatronum thiodismutans genomic window:
- a CDS encoding NADH:ubiquinone reductase (Na(+)-transporting) subunit F codes for MLASIGLAVGFLAITTLLLAILLVFAERRILNYGPCTLDINNGKKSLVVTGGSSLLSSLADNDIFIPSACGGRGSCAYCKVQVLDGGGMVSPVEEPYLTPEDIKTNVRLSCQVKVRRDIKLAIPDELFLARRFQGKLVHKRKLTYDVVELRIALNNPESIEFAAGQYIQLESQEYAGRDAVMRAYSISSIPSDSRHVEVIIRKVPEGICTTWVFDHLQEGQEVFLSGPFGEFKLSDTKAPAVFLAGGSGMAPIWSILRDMRERGDDREAIYFFSGRNQDDLFFTEELFALEKELPNFRYVPCLTREDPDSDWKGERGRIPAVLPKYIPDTTAYEAYLCGSSNLIDACVDAMKQRGLQEPNIFYDKFE; via the coding sequence ATGCTCGCTTCCATCGGTCTCGCCGTCGGCTTCCTGGCCATTACGACCCTCCTGCTGGCCATCCTGCTCGTCTTCGCCGAACGCCGCATCCTGAACTACGGCCCCTGCACCCTGGACATCAACAACGGCAAGAAGTCCCTGGTGGTCACCGGCGGGTCCTCGCTGCTCTCCAGCTTGGCCGACAACGACATCTTCATCCCCTCTGCCTGCGGCGGACGAGGAAGTTGCGCCTACTGCAAGGTCCAGGTCCTGGACGGCGGAGGGATGGTCAGTCCGGTGGAAGAGCCCTACCTGACACCTGAGGACATCAAGACCAACGTCCGGCTTTCCTGCCAGGTCAAGGTCCGCCGGGACATCAAGCTGGCCATCCCGGACGAACTGTTCCTGGCCAGGCGCTTTCAGGGCAAGCTGGTCCACAAGCGCAAACTGACTTATGACGTAGTGGAGTTGCGTATTGCCTTGAACAATCCGGAATCCATCGAGTTCGCCGCTGGCCAGTACATCCAGCTTGAATCTCAGGAGTACGCGGGCCGCGACGCGGTCATGCGCGCCTACTCAATCTCGTCCATCCCTTCGGACAGTCGCCACGTGGAGGTAATCATCCGCAAAGTGCCGGAAGGCATCTGCACCACCTGGGTCTTCGACCATCTCCAGGAGGGCCAGGAGGTTTTCCTGAGCGGGCCCTTCGGCGAATTCAAGCTCTCCGACACCAAGGCCCCGGCGGTGTTTCTGGCCGGAGGCAGCGGCATGGCCCCGATCTGGAGCATCCTGCGAGACATGCGCGAACGCGGAGACGACCGCGAGGCGATCTACTTTTTCAGCGGCCGCAATCAGGACGACCTGTTCTTCACCGAGGAACTCTTCGCCCTGGAAAAGGAACTGCCCAACTTCCGCTACGTGCCCTGCCTGACCAGGGAAGATCCCGATTCCGACTGGAAGGGCGAACGCGGCCGCATCCCCGCGGTCCTGCCCAAGTACATTCCCGACACCACGGCCTACGAAGCCTACCTTTGCGGCTCCTCCAACCTCATCGACGCCTGCGTCGACGCCATGAAACAGCGCGGCCTCCAGGAACCGAACATCTTTTACGATAAATTCGAGTAG
- a CDS encoding MFS transporter, giving the protein MSPVSDPSVPFPARATENNSSPGPPGGPSSGPADPAGLAAPYDPASSRKILAVLWVLLFATWSQFMIVAPLLPQISVRLAVPEVHLGWLISGYAISMGVCTLFWGPISDRLGRKRLLMLASGLMALVLFAHWWTHSYSAMLLMRILAGTVGGALTTGTLAAVGDYIPPSHRGWATGWIISGFAAGQIFGVPAGAFLSGVMDDRLPFILLGLLMAAAGWLAWRWMPPLPPTPSISWPTMLMDMRRHLATPRLLAGCGVGVCLFGGMGLFVPFFPLWMERSLLLTSQQVAWVFSIGGVAVVISSVVMGRLSDRIGRYGLIIFGSLGVGLFMLASPLLLHWPDGAYLLFALIMGCAAARGSAFRALQTELVPAGELGRYLSLSASLENIGYAAGSALAGLLYVAFGFSAIAAASAMTGLIVLVLVRGFLRPK; this is encoded by the coding sequence ATGTCACCCGTCAGCGATCCTTCCGTCCCGTTCCCCGCGCGCGCTACCGAGAACAATTCCTCGCCAGGCCCGCCAGGAGGCCCTTCAAGCGGACCGGCTGATCCGGCTGGTCTGGCGGCGCCTTACGACCCGGCCTCCTCCCGCAAGATCCTCGCGGTATTGTGGGTGCTGCTCTTCGCCACCTGGAGCCAGTTCATGATCGTGGCTCCGCTGCTGCCCCAGATCAGCGTCCGCCTGGCTGTTCCGGAGGTCCATCTTGGCTGGCTGATTTCCGGGTACGCCATCTCCATGGGCGTCTGCACCCTGTTCTGGGGGCCCATTTCCGACCGGCTCGGGCGCAAGCGCCTGTTGATGCTGGCAAGCGGCCTGATGGCCCTGGTGCTCTTCGCCCATTGGTGGACCCACTCCTATTCGGCCATGCTTCTGATGCGGATTCTGGCCGGAACCGTCGGCGGCGCCTTGACCACCGGGACTCTGGCCGCGGTGGGGGACTACATCCCTCCGTCCCATCGCGGGTGGGCCACGGGCTGGATCATCAGCGGCTTCGCCGCCGGACAGATCTTCGGCGTCCCGGCCGGAGCCTTTCTCTCCGGGGTCATGGACGATCGCCTGCCCTTCATCTTGCTGGGGCTGCTCATGGCCGCAGCGGGCTGGCTGGCCTGGCGCTGGATGCCGCCCTTGCCGCCCACCCCGTCCATCTCCTGGCCGACGATGCTCATGGACATGCGCCGACATTTGGCCACCCCCCGGTTGCTGGCCGGGTGCGGGGTTGGAGTCTGTCTTTTCGGCGGCATGGGGTTGTTCGTCCCGTTTTTTCCATTATGGATGGAACGCTCCCTGCTGCTGACCAGCCAGCAGGTGGCCTGGGTTTTTTCCATCGGCGGCGTGGCCGTGGTGATCAGCAGCGTGGTCATGGGTCGGCTCTCGGACCGGATCGGGCGCTACGGCTTGATCATATTCGGCTCCTTGGGAGTGGGACTGTTCATGCTCGCCAGTCCGTTACTGCTCCATTGGCCTGACGGTGCGTACCTGCTCTTCGCCTTGATCATGGGCTGCGCCGCGGCCCGGGGCAGCGCCTTTCGGGCACTGCAAACCGAACTGGTTCCCGCCGGAGAACTGGGCCGCTACCTGAGCCTGTCCGCGTCCCTGGAAAACATCGGATACGCCGCGGGCAGCGCTTTGGCCGGCTTGCTCTACGTGGCCTTCGGTTTCTCCGCCATCGCGGCGGCCTCGGCCATGACCGGCCTGATCGTCCTTGTGCTCGTTCGCGGTTTTCTGCGGCCCAAATGA
- a CDS encoding M48 family metallopeptidase has product MQCVELADGRSCPYRIQESDRARKIRIRLSAAEGMVVIVPAGAAPPRENLERLLRNKSRWIARHLHRFAQAGRAAQAGEVVLPECIDLPAINEHWEVRYADPDANQASTSTRVRVMTQGVLRVCGPESGRAEDRAQALRAWVRVKAAAVLPTWLAELARDLRMPFSRVTIRDQRSRWGSCSCHGRINLNCKLLFLPRSWTRYVLIHELCHTKIMNHGPDFWTLLTMHEPQAKCIRAEMRTAWRLMPTWLTSR; this is encoded by the coding sequence ATGCAGTGCGTTGAACTGGCCGACGGGCGATCCTGTCCATACCGGATTCAAGAATCCGATCGCGCAAGAAAGATTCGAATCAGGCTGTCCGCCGCGGAAGGCATGGTGGTGATCGTGCCAGCCGGGGCGGCTCCGCCACGCGAAAACCTGGAGCGGCTGCTCCGGAACAAGTCCCGTTGGATCGCCCGTCATCTGCACCGGTTCGCGCAAGCGGGACGCGCCGCCCAAGCCGGGGAGGTCGTATTGCCGGAATGCATCGACCTTCCGGCCATTAACGAACATTGGGAGGTACGCTATGCCGACCCGGACGCGAATCAAGCGTCCACATCGACCCGGGTGCGCGTCATGACCCAAGGCGTGCTCCGGGTTTGCGGGCCGGAGTCCGGCCGTGCCGAAGATCGCGCCCAGGCGCTGCGGGCCTGGGTTCGCGTCAAGGCCGCCGCCGTGCTGCCGACTTGGCTGGCCGAACTGGCGCGTGATCTGCGGATGCCCTTTTCCCGGGTCACGATTCGCGATCAGCGAAGCCGCTGGGGAAGCTGCTCCTGCCACGGGCGCATCAACCTGAACTGCAAACTGCTCTTCCTCCCCCGTTCCTGGACTCGCTACGTCCTGATCCACGAACTCTGCCACACAAAAATCATGAACCACGGCCCTGACTTCTGGACCCTGCTGACCATGCACGAGCCGCAAGCCAAGTGTATCCGCGCGGAAATGCGCACGGCCTGGCGGCTTATGCCGACTTGGCTGACCAGTCGTTGA
- a CDS encoding electron transport complex protein RnfA: MEDAVNLTGFASVVLIFVSAAFTDNILLTRFLGMCSVLGVSKRVDTSLGLGAAVIFVTTCTSGLNYLVYRYLLVPLELEYLRLIVFIVVIAAFVQFVEMVVERISEGLYNALGIFLPLITVNCAILGVSLFMLGTPYNLLQTLAYGAGAGTGWALAITIIGGIREKINEQALPRGLAGPGITLIVIGIMSLAFVGFSGMIRI, encoded by the coding sequence ATGGAAGACGCCGTCAACCTGACCGGCTTCGCCTCGGTGGTGCTCATCTTCGTGTCCGCGGCCTTCACGGACAATATTCTCCTGACCCGCTTCCTGGGCATGTGCTCGGTGCTTGGCGTGTCCAAGAGGGTGGACACCAGCCTGGGCCTGGGGGCTGCGGTGATTTTCGTGACCACCTGCACCTCTGGTCTGAATTATCTTGTCTACCGGTATCTGCTCGTGCCTCTGGAGCTGGAGTATCTGCGGCTCATCGTGTTCATCGTGGTCATCGCCGCTTTCGTCCAGTTCGTGGAAATGGTCGTGGAACGCATCTCCGAGGGGCTCTACAACGCCCTTGGTATTTTCCTGCCGTTGATCACGGTCAACTGCGCCATTCTCGGCGTCTCGCTGTTCATGCTGGGCACGCCCTACAACCTGCTCCAGACCTTGGCCTACGGAGCCGGAGCGGGGACGGGCTGGGCCCTGGCCATCACCATCATCGGCGGCATCCGCGAGAAGATCAACGAACAAGCCTTGCCGCGCGGACTGGCTGGACCAGGAATCACCCTGATCGTCATCGGAATCATGTCCCTGGCCTTTGTCGGCTTTTCCGGCATGATCCGGATTTAA
- a CDS encoding SGNH/GDSL hydrolase family protein, with amino-acid sequence MQRVFIFALFFFTLCLTLAPQSSLASAELQLHKSNFQQPASPPAHDFGDNDPNVILALGDSITEGTPFVGRSETYPAHLQAMLGRTVINAGVGGARSRDGVARINGLLRRYKPGYVLIMYGANDVMERSAEEITKNLLTIANTATENKTIPILATVTPVDGPRIGRKNFILNLNEVITTKATESGYLVADTATAFGWEGQYLLSDGLHPNSAGMEILAQTYYEKILEAENENGGGGGGGGGCTIAAHGRLTGDWLIVLAGLFALFFLGRRGRNPHPAKNAEVITG; translated from the coding sequence ATGCAACGAGTTTTCATCTTCGCCCTGTTTTTTTTCACTCTGTGTCTCACTCTGGCTCCACAATCATCCCTGGCCTCCGCGGAGCTGCAGTTACACAAATCAAATTTTCAACAGCCGGCATCGCCTCCCGCGCACGACTTCGGCGACAATGACCCCAACGTCATTCTGGCCCTTGGGGACAGCATCACCGAAGGCACCCCGTTCGTCGGGCGTAGTGAAACCTATCCGGCGCATCTGCAGGCCATGCTCGGCAGGACGGTGATCAATGCCGGCGTTGGTGGAGCACGCAGTCGTGACGGTGTTGCCAGGATCAATGGTCTGCTACGGCGCTACAAGCCCGGCTACGTGCTGATCATGTACGGTGCCAACGACGTCATGGAACGATCAGCTGAGGAAATAACGAAAAATTTATTGACCATAGCCAATACGGCAACGGAAAACAAAACAATTCCTATTCTGGCCACGGTCACCCCGGTGGACGGACCGAGAATCGGCAGAAAAAACTTCATTCTCAACCTGAACGAAGTCATCACAACCAAAGCCACTGAATCTGGCTATCTCGTGGCCGATACGGCCACAGCTTTCGGCTGGGAAGGTCAATATCTTCTTTCCGACGGATTGCACCCCAACAGCGCTGGGATGGAAATCCTCGCTCAAACCTATTATGAAAAAATTCTTGAAGCGGAGAACGAAAACGGCGGAGGCGGAGGCGGTGGAGGCGGCTGCACCATTGCCGCTCATGGCCGACTCACCGGGGATTGGCTGATCGTGCTGGCGGGCCTGTTCGCGCTTTTCTTCCTTGGCCGACGTGGCCGAAATCCTCATCCGGCGAAAAACGCCGAGGTGATCACTGGTTAA
- a CDS encoding phenylacetate--CoA ligase family protein, with the protein MDDASRKDGMFHEMEREPEEQRRDRKWGAVRNLVRQAWTEAPAFKSRLESAGLTPDDIRSPQDWPRIPVLRKKQLIDLQRSGPRLGGLLTTDLGDLRRLYFSPGPIADPEGLGRDFWGWAEAFYAAGFRESDLVQMTFGYHLTPAGLMLEEPLRELGCAVIPAGPGNTMQQVEIMTSWPVTGFVGMASFLKIIRDKAVGQGKDPRRDFQLKTAFVAAERLTESVRQDLESSFDMLVRQGYGTADLGCIAYECPALGGMHLSSRRLVEICDPKTGEPLPAGEIGEVVVTPFNPVYSLIRFATGDLSRLVTEPCACGRTAPKLAGILGRADDTAKVKGQFIYPHQVAQAMCRVPPVARWQVVVSNPKGKDRLELRVELSEAVEPEKIQAVFQEGLKLRPEVKILGDGERLDENAPPLVDERTYDDEK; encoded by the coding sequence ATGGACGACGCATCGCGCAAGGACGGCATGTTTCACGAAATGGAACGGGAACCCGAGGAACAACGCCGAGACAGAAAGTGGGGGGCGGTCAGGAATCTGGTCCGCCAAGCCTGGACCGAGGCGCCCGCTTTCAAGTCCAGGTTGGAGAGCGCGGGGCTGACCCCGGACGACATCCGGTCCCCGCAAGACTGGCCGCGTATCCCGGTGCTGCGCAAGAAGCAGTTGATCGATCTGCAACGCTCCGGTCCTCGCCTGGGCGGGCTGTTGACCACGGATCTGGGCGATCTTCGCCGACTCTATTTTTCCCCCGGACCCATTGCCGACCCCGAAGGCCTTGGCCGGGATTTCTGGGGCTGGGCCGAGGCGTTTTACGCCGCGGGTTTTCGCGAATCCGACCTGGTCCAGATGACCTTCGGCTATCACCTTACTCCGGCCGGACTGATGCTGGAGGAACCGCTGCGCGAACTGGGCTGCGCCGTGATCCCGGCCGGACCGGGCAACACCATGCAGCAGGTGGAGATCATGACCTCCTGGCCGGTGACCGGGTTCGTGGGCATGGCCAGTTTTCTGAAAATCATCCGGGACAAGGCCGTGGGGCAGGGCAAGGATCCACGGCGGGACTTTCAGCTCAAAACCGCCTTCGTTGCCGCCGAACGGCTGACCGAGTCCGTGCGCCAGGACCTGGAAAGCAGTTTCGACATGCTGGTCCGTCAGGGTTACGGCACCGCGGATTTGGGCTGCATCGCCTACGAGTGCCCGGCCCTTGGCGGGATGCACCTGTCTTCGCGCCGCCTGGTGGAAATCTGCGATCCGAAAACCGGCGAACCGTTGCCCGCCGGGGAGATCGGCGAGGTGGTGGTTACCCCGTTCAACCCCGTATATTCGCTGATTCGCTTTGCCACCGGGGACCTTTCCCGGCTGGTCACCGAACCCTGCGCCTGCGGACGCACCGCCCCCAAACTGGCCGGCATCCTTGGCCGGGCCGACGACACGGCCAAGGTCAAGGGACAGTTCATCTACCCCCACCAAGTGGCCCAGGCCATGTGCCGTGTCCCGCCCGTGGCCCGGTGGCAGGTGGTGGTGTCCAACCCCAAGGGCAAGGACCGCCTTGAACTGCGGGTGGAACTCAGCGAGGCCGTGGAACCGGAAAAAATCCAGGCCGTGTTCCAGGAAGGATTGAAGTTACGGCCGGAAGTAAAAATTCTCGGCGACGGAGAGCGGCTGGATGAGAATGCTCCACCTTTGGTGGATGAGCGGACTTATGATGATGAAAAATAG